The Bacillus sp. Bos-x628 genome includes the window ATTATTGTTTAGAACTCTGTTTGCTTCTACGAAATACGAGACAAGCGAGCAGACAACAACGGGTACCAATGGTGTAGGAGCAACCGTCCTTAACTTTACTTCGTTGTTTTTTCATATCGAGTCTTATTATGATGGATATAAATATAGCTTAAAATTTGAAAATGGCGGAGAACTCACTCAAGACTTAACAAAAGAAAAAATAAACGAAGACAAACACGGAACAGCCATAACTTTTAAATTAGACCCTGACGTTTATCCAATAGTTACTTACGACAAAAATGTTGTCAGAGAAATTGTAAGGAGATTTGCTATCGGTTCGCCTAAAGTTAAGTTGGTATTCATTCATAATGATGAAGAAGAAACTTTTCACTATGAAAGTGCGGAAGATTATTTTGGAGAACTGATTGGAAGCACCGCAACTTCGCCAGTTATTACCGCGCCGGCAGCTTTATATGAAGAAGATGAAGAACGAACTCAAATAAAGCTTACTTTTTCAACAACTACCGATCCAATTCAAGAAGCTTATTTGAATCTAACTTACCTTTCTGATGGGGGTTCATTTAACGACGGTGTTATTATAGGGATAAAAACCTTTTGTAATAAATATGCTAGAGAAAATAAATTATTCCCTAAAGGAATTAATTCATTTACAACAGAAGATATTGAATCGAGTGTTAGCTTTGTTTTAGTGGCTTTATCTAATAAAGTTGAATTTAAAAACCAAACAAAACTTTCAACTGATAAGAAGCTTTATCGAAAATTTGCCCAAAGACATGCTACTCAACTTCTCGAGGCTTTTCAAATAGAAAATGAAAAAGGTTTCAAAAAATTCATTAGTCACTTACTTGAAGTACAGAAACACAATACCCAGTCTAAAAAAGCTAAACAACAGCTTAAAAAGAAACTAAGTGAAAAGGTAGATGGTATTGGAAATAAAGTTGCGAATCTGGTTGATTGTAAGAAGCACGGAAAAGATTCTGAAATCTTTATTGCTGAAGGCCAGTCTGCGTTGGGGTCGATTGTATTGTCTCGTGATGCCGTTTATCAAGCTGCTTATCCACTTCGAGGGAAAATCCTGAACTGTCTTAAAGCAGATTATACAACTATCTTTAAAAACCAAATCATCACTGATCTAATTAAGGTTCTCGGTTGTGGCATTCAAGCTGATAAAAAAAATAAGGATCTTGATACGTTCAATATTAATAATCTCCGTTACGGAAAGATTATTATTGCTACTGACCAGGATTCTGATGGAGCCCAAATAGCATGCTTAATTATTACAATGATATATCGACTAATGCCAAAGCTAATTGAAGAAGGCTATGTTTATATAGCTCAAACACCACTTTATGAAATCAAAATGGACGATGATTCAATGACTTATTTCTATTCAGAAAGCGAAAAGGATCAAAATATTAACACTTTAAAGGGAGAATACACAATTTCTCGTTGTAAAGGTTTGGGGGAACTTGATGCAGTTACTATGGCTGAAACTGCAATGAATAAAGAAACGCGGAACCTTATAAAAGTAGCAGTTGAAGATACAAAAAATATGATTGAATCCTTAGAAACTTGGATGGGCAGTAATGTTGATAACAGAAAAGAATACATTTCAGAAAATCTTTATAAGTATGTTGAAGAAGCAATTTAATAGAGTTATAAAAAGATTGGTAATTTGATTGCCAATCTTTTTATATTCTCATTTACGTTTTAGAAAGAATAGATATAAAAATTACGTATAAAGGATTTTCAATAACCAGGAGGTAATTTTTAACTTGACTACTACAAACAAAAAGTTAGAGAAAATTATTCCATCCTATATGATGGAATATTCCGCTTATATATTACTAGACCGAGCCCTTCCTGATATTCGTGATGGTCTGAAACCTGTTCATCGAAGAATACTCTATTCTATGTACTTACAAAAAGCTTTTAAGTTTACGAAATCTGCAAATGTTGCTGGACAGGTTATGAAGTTACATCCTCATGGTAGTTCTTATGGAAGTATGGTTGGTATGGTTCAAAAAGATCGCCATACAAACCCCATGCTTGAAGGAAAAGGGAACTTTGGTCAATACACTTCAAGGGATTTAATGCCTGCGGCGGATCGCTATTCTGAAGTTAAACTTTCAGATATAGCAATTGATATGATGCAGAACTTTGATAAGGATGTTGTTGATTTTATTGATAACTATGATGGAACAATAAAGATGCCTGAAGTACTTCCTGTTAAGTTTCCTTCAATACTTGCTTACTCAAATTCAGGAATTGGGGTAGGTTTTAGTTCGTCTATTCCATCATTTAACTTGAAAGAACTTAATGAAGCTATTGTTAAGTATATTGAGACAGGAGAGAAAACAATCTTAGTTCCAGACTTTGCAACTGGAGGTTTTATTGTTAAAGAAGATAATGTATTTTACCAATTGAATGAGGAAGGCCGAGGAACAGTTAAGATCCGAGGAAAAGCCAAAATTGCAAAAAATGAGATACACATTACTGAAATTCCTTACTCTACAACTCGAGAAGCAATTATTGAAAAAATTGTAGAATTAAATAAAATTGGTAAATTAAAAGAAGTAACTGATGTCAAAGATCTAAATCGGAGGGAGATAGGATGTTTGAAGACTTTATTATTACTAATCACGTAATACAACGATATGAACAGAGAGTAGGCGAATGCCGTATGAATATTAAAGATAGGATTAAGCGTGATGTAAGAAATTTAAATATAAAGCAGATAGTGAATAACGGTAATGTGAGGCATATCTTTACTAGAAATAGTAAGGAATTCATCTTTGTAAAAGAAAGAAATCGCTGGATACTTACAACTGTCATTAAACGATCTCGTAATAATAACTATGAAGCTATAGAAAAAAGAAAAATGATATCAAAAAGAATGGCCGCATTTGTATAGAGCTAGATTTAAATATCTAGCTATTTTTTGTAATATTCTGTATTTAGTGTGTACGACTCAAATAAGAAGTGATAATATTATTTCGTTAATCGAAATAAATAGAAGGAAACCGGAGGCTCAACTACTATTATGAAGAAATACGTTGAAATTTTTAAGGAGATTAAAAATGAATCAAGCAGAAAAGGAAAAGAAGAATTACTAAGAAAATATGAAAATGTTGAGGGTTTAAAGGAGATTTTTAAGTTTGTTTACGACCCACTTGTAAAAACAGGTTTAGCAAAAAAGAAAATCGAAAAAGAAGTTTCCTTATCTACTTATACTCAACTTGAAACCATCTTTGATGCTATGGATTACACAATTCTTTACAATACTGGATCTGATCAAATAATCCAGTCAATTCAGATCTTTTTAAAACAACTTAAAACAGAAGAAGAACGAGAACTGGCTAAGTCTATATTAACAAAAGATTTGCCGATTGGAATCTCTTCAACTACTTTAAATAGAGTCTACGGTAAAGGGTTTATCAATAAACATAAGGTTATGAAAGGACAAAAGTATAATCCTAAAAAACACCTTACAAAAGGAGAAGAGTTCATTGTCTCTCTTAAAGTTGATGGCTTCAGATCAACGACGAAGAATTTGGAAGAAGGTAGTGAATTCATTACAACTACTGGGGCCAAATATGAAGGATTAGTTGAACTCGAAGAGTTAATGAAAAAACTTCCAACGGGGTTTGTTTATGAGGGAGAGCTCGTAAACGTAAATAGAGACAATCTTTCTTCATCAGATTTATTCCGAGAAACTCAAAGTCGTTTGAAGAAACATGGAATTAAAAAAGACATTAGATTATTGCTTTTCGACATGATTCCAATTGATGATTATGAAAAAGGTATTTTTGATGTTCCTTACAAAACTAGGCGCGCTTTTTTAGAAGAAACAATCAAAAATTCTCTGCCAACAGATTCACTAATATCGGCTATTCCTAAATTTTATGTTGGAAATAAAAAGGATGTTATTGATGACTTGTTTCTTGAAGCAATTGGGCGTGGAGAAGAAGGATTAATGATACATTTATCTGATGGAATATTTGAATTGAAGAAGTCTCCGAACCTTCTAAAAGTAAAACCAGAAGAAGAAGCAGATTTACGTTGTCTTGATGTTGTAGAGGATATACGAGGTGGTAAATGTGGTTCAATTATTGTTGACTATAAAGGACATCGAGTAGCTGTTGCCGGCTTAAAAGAAAAATGGAAAATTGATTTTTGGAAAGATCCATCTTTGGTAATTGGAAAGATTGTTGAGATTAAATACTTTCAAGAAAGCAAAAATGAACATGGAAGTTTATCTTTACGTCATCCTTCATTAAATAGAATTCGTAATGATAAAGATGAAGTGTCTTATTCATAATTTTCAGCGAGTGTAAGAGAAGCTAACAAACTATATAATTTACAAGCAAAAAGGGAAGGATGGAGGCGGTTAAATCGTGGAAAGAACGTTTGACGTTAAGAAACTCGAAGAATTACAACGGGCAATGGTGGCTACATTGCAGTGGCTTGGTATAAGGAAAGATGTCGTGTCGGAAATGCCGTTTTTATGGATGACGAAAAAACAGTGTCACTGACGATTGAGCACGCCGAAATTGCGATTAAAACATACGAAAAGGAGATGGAGCGTAATGACGAAATATAAGACGGAGAAACGTAAGGCGCGTGTAGGCGAGCGCATTTTAATTACGGATGCTGAATACGCGATGGAATCATATAAAAACGGTGATGTATTTATCGTAAATAGCGTCGACATTAACGGTGTAAAGGTAGATACAGAGCCGATAATTTGGCACCACGAATACGAAGTCATTGTTGGAGAACACACGCCAGCACCGAGCCTATACGAAATGAGCTATGACGAATTAATTGCGTTGGGTAAAGACGTAATGA containing:
- a CDS encoding toprim domain-containing protein; translation: MTAINKDKIKRLDDREKSRKKIAIWYGSADNYYHGLKEILANGTDEVINNFGEGTVTLELFDDFQTVRITDTGRGIPIDGETDGVKNYELLFRTLFASTKYETSEQTTTGTNGVGATVLNFTSLFFHIESYYDGYKYSLKFENGGELTQDLTKEKINEDKHGTAITFKLDPDVYPIVTYDKNVVREIVRRFAIGSPKVKLVFIHNDEEETFHYESAEDYFGELIGSTATSPVITAPAALYEEDEERTQIKLTFSTTTDPIQEAYLNLTYLSDGGSFNDGVIIGIKTFCNKYARENKLFPKGINSFTTEDIESSVSFVLVALSNKVEFKNQTKLSTDKKLYRKFAQRHATQLLEAFQIENEKGFKKFISHLLEVQKHNTQSKKAKQQLKKKLSEKVDGIGNKVANLVDCKKHGKDSEIFIAEGQSALGSIVLSRDAVYQAAYPLRGKILNCLKADYTTIFKNQIITDLIKVLGCGIQADKKNKDLDTFNINNLRYGKIIIATDQDSDGAQIACLIITMIYRLMPKLIEEGYVYIAQTPLYEIKMDDDSMTYFYSESEKDQNINTLKGEYTISRCKGLGELDAVTMAETAMNKETRNLIKVAVEDTKNMIESLETWMGSNVDNRKEYISENLYKYVEEAI
- a CDS encoding DNA gyrase subunit A, which gives rise to MTTTNKKLEKIIPSYMMEYSAYILLDRALPDIRDGLKPVHRRILYSMYLQKAFKFTKSANVAGQVMKLHPHGSSYGSMVGMVQKDRHTNPMLEGKGNFGQYTSRDLMPAADRYSEVKLSDIAIDMMQNFDKDVVDFIDNYDGTIKMPEVLPVKFPSILAYSNSGIGVGFSSSIPSFNLKELNEAIVKYIETGEKTILVPDFATGGFIVKEDNVFYQLNEEGRGTVKIRGKAKIAKNEIHITEIPYSTTREAIIEKIVELNKIGKLKEVTDVKDLNRREIGCLKTLLLLIT